From one Rosa rugosa chromosome 4, drRosRugo1.1, whole genome shotgun sequence genomic stretch:
- the LOC133744518 gene encoding AP-2 complex subunit mu, which yields MPVAASAVYFLNLRGDVLINRLYRDDVGGNMVDAFRIHIMQTKELGTCPVRQIGGCSFFYMRISNVYIVIVVSSNANVACAFKFVVEAVALFKSYFGGAFDEDAIRNNFVLIYELLDEIMDFGYPQNLSPEILKLYITQEGVRSPFSSKPTDKPVPNATLQVTGAVGWRREGLVYKKNEVFLDIVESVNLLMSSKGSVLRCDVTGKILMKCFLSGMPDLKLGLNDKIGLEKESQIKSRPTKSGKTIELDDVTFHQCVNLTRFNSEKTVSFVPPDGEFELMKYRITEGVNLPFRVLPTIKELGRTRIEVNVKVKSVFGAKMFALGVVIKIPVPKQTAKTSFQVTSGRAKYNAAIDCLVWKIRKFPGQTEPTLSAEVELISTMTEKKSWTRPPIQMEFQVPMFTASGLRVRFLKVWEKSGYNTVEWVRYITKAGSYEIRC from the exons ATGCCGGTGGCTGCTTCCGCCGTTTACTTCTTGAACCTCCGCGGAGATGTCCTCATCAACCGTCTCTACCGTGATGACGTCGG TGGAAATATGGTGGATGCTTTCCGAATTCATATAATGCAAACAAAAGAGCTTGGTACATGTCCTGTGCGGCAGATTGGTGGATGCTCTTTCTTTTACATGAGAATCAGCAATGTTTACATTGTGATTGTAGTCAGCAGCAATGCGAATGTAGCTTGTGCCTTCAAGTTTGTGGTTGAG GCCGTTGCGCTGTTCAAATCCTATTTTGGAGGGGCTTTTGATGAAGATGCAATTCGTaataattttgttttgatttatgAGCTGTTGGACG AAATTATGGATTTTGGTTATCCCCAGAATCTTTCTCCAGAAATTTTAAAGCTTTACATCACCCAGGAAGGAGTGCGCTCGCCATTCTCTTCTAAG cctacaGATAAACCTGTCCCTAATGCAACTCTGCAAGTTACAGGTGCTGTCGGTTGGCGGAGAGAGGGCCTTGTTTATAAAAAGAATGAG GTTTTCTTGGATATTGTGGAAAGTGTAAATCTTTTGATGTCTTCCAAAG GTAGTGTTCTACGCTGCGATGTAACTGGGAAGATTCTTATGAAGTGCTTTCTCTCTGGAATGCCTGATTTGAAGTTAGGGTTGAATGATAAGATTGGCCTTGAGAAAGAGTCGCAAATTAAATCTCGTCCTACCAAAAG TGGAAAAACTATTGAGCTCGATGATGTTACTTTCCATCAATGTGTAAATTTGACGAGGTTTAACTCAGAGAAGACAGTTAGTTTTGTGCCACCTGATGGTGAATTCGAATTGATGAA GTACCGTATAACTGAGGGTGTGAATCTTCCGTTCCGAGTATTGCCCACAATTAAGGAACTAGGTAGAACTCGCATTGAAGTAAATGTTAAG GTAAAGAGTGTTTTTGGTGCCAAGATGTTTGCGCTTGGGGTTGTCATCAAAATTCCTGTGCCAAAACAAACGGCAAAAACAAGTTTTCAAGTGACCTCTGGTCGAGCGAAGTACAATGCTGCTATTGATTGCTTGGTTTGGAA GATAAGAAAGTTTCCGGGACAAACTGAGCCAACTTTGAGTGCGGAAGTTGAGCTGATTTCCACGATGACAGAAAAGAAGTCTTGGACAAGACCGCCAATTCAGATGGAGTTCCAG GTTCCAATGTTTACAGCATCTGGTTTACGTGTACGTTTTCTCAAG GTATGGGAGAAAAGTGGTTACAATACTGTTGAGTGGGTTCGCTATATCACCAAAGCTGGTTCATATGAGATTAGGTGCTAG